The Plasmodium brasilianum strain Bolivian I chromosome 5, whole genome shotgun sequence region aatattctttttcacaagcatatattatataaatatatatatatatacatgttttctacattatgaaaaaataacagTACACACTACACATTATGTATAACAGTTTAtgtgataaataaaatatttaaacatccttcaaaagcaaaaataaaagttcaTGTCCCATATTCCCAATTATCTTGAAAAAGCGTAGAAGAGACCCCTTGCCTTTTTAACTAACTTTGTTTTCTACCTTTCCTAGGAAGagttttttctatataaaatttatccTTCTTGACAACATCAaacgtgtacatatataatgcttgttcgtacatacatatataatacatatgtatatatatattttttaatacattaaattttataatcaATTATAAAACAATGGAAACGATTAAAGGGAATAACAAAAAGGTCTATCAGTTCGTTACAAAGAGAATAAAACTTCGTAAAATTAAtcgttctattttttatttaaaaagaaaaagaaaggaacTACGGATGGAGCTAATTATTAAACCATCTTTTACAATCATTCTGCTTCTTTCTCACCTTTGATTTTGGATTTGTTcttgttattctttttataatttcttctgtatttgtttttgtttaagTCGTTtttggattttttttttctttttttctctttttttttttttttatatattgttgtttatattaatgtTCATAAACTTAGCTCGcttttctgtttttatttttgtacttatttatatatagggaaattttctattattaagGATACGCTCGcttcattaaattttatataacgAATTTTATGAGAATATTctgttacatatattttatatttcataattgATTTATCCTTATTCGTTTAAATGttgttaaattttaaaatagcaTACTTAATTCCTTTtgcatattttcatttcttactgataatttatacatatatatatatataatatatgcagTAACAAACAATTGTatgatgtatatatgtatgcatgtacatataagtatatttatgtacgaTATGTTTGCTTaactatttcatttttataaatttctactcaaataaaagaaaattttttttttcgtttattttttctctctttATTTCGCTTATTATTTTGCTTAACTATTTTGCTTACTATTTCGCTTATTATCTCGCTTATTATCTCGCTTATTATCTCGCTTACTATCTAGCTTACTATCTCgtttataattctttttttttttttttttttctttcattttgtcaagttttgaaatttatttttttttttttaatcaaaaaaaaaattttctttcgTACTTCGAAATAAGGaactttcttttattttgatgaaatatataatatcatcAAATGgcaaataaggaaaaattaattgtaaaataaatatattaaagctTCCTTCCGATCAATTTGTCAtttcacaaatatataaaaaatgaaaaatttacaataaaataaaagagcatgaggaaaaattttatggGTAAGGCACATTTCAAAATTGTttaaggcaaaaaaaaaaaaaaaagaaaaatattttggtattatattattatgtgttGCCACTTGAACACATCTGagaatgtatacatatacatatatttatgtgcacGTACCTctcaaatatttaaatattgttaaaaaaaaaaaaaagaaatacagaatataaaataaattgaaaactGAAAAGTacagaaaaagaataatatattagtgtatattttttttaatatgaagataaaattttacgaagcttttaaaaagaaaaaaggaaaaatattcattaatattgcaaaaaaaaaaaaaaaaaagaagaaaccGTTTACTTATACCTGTTAAGAATCATGAATAGGGGTAAGCTTTTATTTCAACTTAAAAAGATACTTACATTAGAGGAAAGTATAATAaacgcaaaaaaaataaaataaaataaaataacaaattaatgaattaCAAAATTAGTAATTTGTTATTCAAGAGAGAGATGTGCTTCAAAgttgttcatatttattgtatatgtatgtatatgaatattacttgataaaatataacaaaattttcaGAGAACGTCGAATTTGACCGCATTTAAAGATTGTAATCATTTATGATTATTTTCAACCGTTCCAATAAAAATcatagaaaaaattgaaaaaggaTTGCAAAATAgattagaaaaaatagtttttcTCTCCAACTTTTATGGTttacttttttgttatattggAAAAGtcatctcttttttttttttttttttttttagtgcATGAATAATGATATTTGGCATGTACACACTTACTATACTTTTTCTTGTTGAATCGTACGATTTAAAATTAAGTTTAATATTTATCTAATTCCCATACATATGTGATAATAGGAATGTTGCTGAAAATAATTAAGAGAAAAACagacaaaaaagaaaaaaaaaaaaaaaaaaattaaaatacaaaaataataagaacgaacaaaaaattaaagatttAACAAATTAGCGAAATAACTAAAATAACGACTCAGTTAATGCAAAATTGTATAGTTGTACGATAAAAAGTGGAATGAAATAAAACGCAAGAGGGGAAGGAAGAATaaagaagcaaaaataaaaaaaatataaatgaagtaaaaaaggTGCCTTGAGAATTGATATCATAAGAGAGTGTCACATAAACGCATCTGTATGTGTGTACGTGTGAAGGAATGACCGTGTGAATGTATAAACACAGGCATACGCGCACTGCCGCACAGCTAcccacatgtatatattcacgAACGCACAACCATCCACATGCTTATATTAATGCACGCTTGAGCATTGCATTACCCACGTACTATTTTAAGGGAGTGTATGTAATAAACGGGGGAGGATGAAGCTAGATATATCGTGCTTCTGCTTTCTGTCGAGAAATGAGTACCGAGTATTGACAGCGATTGAAATGGGCATGCGAAATCATGAATATTTGCCCGTATCATTAATAGCAAGCATAGCAAATTTAAGGAAAGAAGGTATAACATCTGTtctgaaaaaattattaaaaaataaattgataaGTCATGAAAATAGAACATATGATGGGTataaattaacatatttaGGATACGATTTTTTGGCCTTACGTGCTTTTCTAAATAGaggaattttaaaaagtgtaGGGAATCAAATAGGAGTAGGAAAAGAAtcggatatatatatatgtaaagatataaatgataatttattatgtCTGAAAATACATAGGTTAGGTAGAATATCTTTtagaacaataaaaaataatagagattattatgggaaaaaaaaatttagaaattgGTTGTACTTATCAAAAATTGCAGCAACAaaagaatatacatatttaaaagcattatatgaaaataattttcctgTACCTAAACCATATGATCTAAATCGGCACATGATTTTGatgtcatatataaatggttATCCCTTATCACATGTTAAGATAAGTAATCCTTTTAAAGTTAtagattttttaataaatacaataataaaatttgctAAAGCAGATATTATTCATGGAGATTTTAATgagtttaatattttaattgatgatgatgaaaatataacGATTATTGATTTCCCTCAAATTGTTTCCTTACATCATGAGAATGGAAAAACATATTTCGAACGAGATGTTAAATGTGTTATAAATCACTTTTTTcggaaatataaaattaaaattgaagATTACCCTTTATATGAAGATGTCATAGGACTAACTAATCATAAAATTGTTTCGGAAGAAGTAAATGTTTCGGTTAATGAGGATGATATGCTTTTACAAATTTTGCAGAATGATAAGTCGTACTCTTGCTCTAGTTACTCGGAGGGGAATGCAAACTGTTTTGTGCAGTACGAGGATGGGTACTCGTCACTTGGCAGTGTTGAAGAGGAGGAAGTAcaggaagaggaagaaaaagaaaaagaagaagagggAGAAGATGAAGACGAAATAAGGAAAGATAAAGAAAGGAACCCCGAAAAGTATGGAAGTGGGAAAAGTCAAACAGACGAAGGAGACAAAACAAATGGGGAAGATAAAACCACCGAGGAATATGATATAAGCTGGAAAGACTACCTGGACAAACTTCATATAGCACGTACAATGAAAAAGGAAGTTGATAAATTAGGAGAGAATAACACTCCTTCATTTCATTCCCCTCAAATATCAGAAGGTGATTTTAAGGACGCGTACGAATGTACGAATGATAAGGAAGaggaaaacataaaaatagaaaagagAGAGGATAATATAGATGAAGATTTTTCTAAAGGTTCTTGTGAAAGTCAAGAAAAAGTTTTCGAGTTAACAACTGAAGAGAGGGGCATACCAGAGCAAATGAAAAAGGCAAAGGGAGATTATACTCAGGAAGTTGAAAAGGTACCAACTGAGAAAAGAACATGTGAAGTTGATGAGGGAAGTTACGAACGGGGTGACAGTTGTGATGATGACAAATGCTACTATGGCAAATGTGAGAATGATATTTGCCAAGCTAATGACATCCATATCATCGATGAAGTCGATAAGGGGGAGGAGCAAAACGATGAAAAGATAAACAAATTTGTCCAAGAGGAAGAAGGGAGCAAAACGAAAGAGCAGATTAGCCAAACGGAAGACTATGACGAAAGGAGTTCCTATAGCGATAATATTAGTTTAAGCACAAACGATTGTGACGAGAGTAGCATAACGGAATATTCAAGCTGCGATTCGCACAACAGCCTTTCTGAAGATACAACAAAAAAACTGTCCGATACATGGAAACCGCacataaagaaatatacaaAGGAGTACGTAAAAAGTAAACTGAAATATATgcacagaaaaaaaaagagcagaGAAAAGTACaaggaaaatttaaaaacgaagaataaaaaaaaagtgatggagaaaattaaaaattacttataattaaaaaaagtgtgTTTATGggtttatgtgtatatgtgtacaaactaatatgtatgtatatgtacctacgtacatatgtatgtaacaAAATGTACCGTTTTAGCCTTCCCACGATGGGACATATTCGGAACACGCACAGGTATATTTTTTGCACGTATGTACGTAGAAGACCACAGATTAATcgaaacattttttttttttttttttaaccctTATGTATTGCGCATAACGCACAAAACTGcgtaataaatttttttttacaaatattaactttttcacaaaaaaaaaatgttcaaattgggggaaataaaaagaaaagagaatATTCTTACCCCgttatattgttttattttagaaaaaagtaaaaaaaatgtaaaaaatataaataatataaaagataaaaaaaataaaaataattacccATTTGTAGAATTGCACATGTGTACTGAAGAAGAAActtcaaaattaaaaaatagagaatgggacgttttttaaatttttcgtCATAAGTCTGTACATGTGGACATaacatgtatacgtatattttctttagcttaatgtgtatttataattgttttaCTCTACTTGTCTAAAAgtattatggaaaaaaatatcacGATCTAGTTGTAAAAGTTCACTTATTTGGGCGAAAGGTGTGTGCtcatatgataataaaaatgtaaatacactccaaaaaaaaaaaaaaaaaattaatgtatgcatgtatgtacgtatatatgtatgtatgtatgtatgtaaatatgtatgtatgtatgtatgtatgtatgtatgtatatatatatgtacgtatatatgtgtacttcGTACATTCTGCATAATCAGCACATACGTGGATGCACATGAAAAACTGCTAACAAGCCCAAGGAAAAGCGCTGAGAATGTGGCACCTGAACTTAAGGCTAACCgtaaaatttgtataaaaagTCGAGGAAGGAAACAATTTGTTTGTCGTCGTTCACGTAATTCATGTGTGTAATATGCAAGTCGGGTCgaatgaaaatatacattGCAGATTTGAAATTGTGTGATTCTATTAAATTGTTTGGCaagtttaattttatattaaattgttTTTGAAAGTCGTTTAAAAAAtcgtataatatatgttgCCTTTTAATTCTTGGGgcttttatgttatttagTAGCTGATTAGgtacattataaaaattaatatttaaacgTGTAAAGGAGGAGGAGGATTTTAAGGGGAATAATTTTGTGTTACTTTGGATAAATTCGTTTTTGCTGTTATTACATAAGACCCATATAATTTGCACAGAATATTTATTAGGAGTCTTCATCATTGTTCTGTAGGTTAaacttcttatttttattagctTATCTAGGGATGCTTTGTCATATGTCCATTCATACCCCTTGTAATTCCCCAAGTAATATTCCCTGCCATATTTtctgttcctttttttgaaCGATTTAAAATTCACATATGGAGTGCTTCTTACCTCTgatatgtttatacataatattagtGTGTGGACTTGATCACGTAGGTAATCATATAGGCACACACTCTTTTCTtcgtaattattatttgaataaatatattttaaaatgcaaTTTTTTGCTCTATCTGAGCAGATGAAACTAGTACTGCACATCTTAACGGAACTATTGGCTACAATTTGtccataataattattctgtagcataaaagtttttaagtaaaatttttcaaaaaagttatgaattgaagaaaaattagCAAACGGACAAGTGCAACAatttaaaaaggataatatgtaatatatatagttataatTACAATTACAGTTACAATTACAAGTAGTATTACcattacaattaaaaataaaaaaaaaaaagttaaaaattttgctATTCCATGATAAAACCTTTTCTGAAATGAATTTTCTCTCTTTGTCGTAAGACTCTAATAATAGTGAAGAAGAATTAtgattaattaaataatttaacttCCATCCAATATTATAAACATCATGTATAGTTAAGTTAATACTTATATTGAATAGTGGGTTGTAAAAACAGTTAGATTCCCCTGCTAATATTATCGAGTTacgataataatttttacaaattttatctttatgtCTACcaacttttaaattatacaaataatatagttCAATACTTggaaatacatttttaattatatcaatAACCTCTTCATAAGTAACTTTTTTTGACCTCTTTATATGATATAAGCATTTGTTAAGGGTTTTTCCTCCCCCCCTTCTGCATATAGTCAAATGCCAGTTGTAACTGCCTTTTCCCATAAAAAACATGGACCCATGATCAATCCCCTCTCTAGAATTGTTGCTTACGGCGTCAGTAAAGCTATTGTCAGTTCCATCATGTCCATTTTCCTTCCGAACAATTCGGTATCCATCAATGTTCCCTATGTTGTACCTACTGTTCGTCACCTTCAAAGGGGTCTCTTTATCAGTGTTAAAAGAATTGTTCGTTGGAAACctcctatttttattaccttTCCTTTGCATGtctatattttcttctttcataCTGAAAATGTCATTATTGTAGTCATTACATTCCtcattcatattattattcaacaatattatttcattggCATTGGGATTGTCATCACCGTCGATCCCCCCATTTGTAAAGGCTTCCTTTGAATAGGGGATGCAACTATGAGAGGAATTACCAACATTGTTGTTGAACTTATAGATGGTATTACCAACACCCCCAATACTACGAGCAGCAACAAAACCTTGTGGCTCCCCCCTGCAGCTGCATTTGTCAAGGGGCTGTTCAGAAGAAGCTCCCGCAACAGTACCTAACAAAGATACACTTTCCTTCAATGAAGCCTCTCTCCCTACATGGtccattttttgaaataaaaatattctgcCTTTCACCTTAGTATCAAATACATCAGGGTAGTTCCCTTCTGAACTACTTCTCAATTTTATTGAATTCTTCATGtgtttttcatattttggaATTTCCTCAAATGcgtaatttttcttttcaaaagGCATTGTTGTGTCGGCTATgtcatatgtacatgtgttaGGGGTTACcacatcatttttataagaatGTGGGTTGTCTATATTGGCTGgaacttctttttttaaaaataataatgaactGGTGGCATATGTtgatatttgtaaattttttttttcccttctcTTATGTTCACCAGAGGAAGTACTACtgtttctatttttactataataGTCTAAAATTTCttgataaataatatttttttgttctttcttTTGAGAAGATATATCATTTACGTAGTTTTTTGAATTGTCATGGTGGTCTACTTCGTTTATATTGTCTACACTTATATTATCCATGTGGATGCGTTTGTTTCCCTTTTGAATGTTATGGTTAATATagtttttatgaaaaatatttatctgTTTGCTATTACAGAGGTGCGCATATTTTTCCCCCTCATTGTATCTGTGATCAGCGTTTTGGCTGGCTGTTTCATTTCTCAATGACACGTTTGAGTTGTCTTTGTCCGTGTTAGATAAGCTAAAAAACTGGGACGTTTGtgcaatttttaatttattttttttttttaaaaggttgatgtacttttctttttttcttagatTACATTccatcttaattttttttatgatttttttaatttgtttatccTTACAGTAAAAGTTCTTCTCATTTATATTAGTAATATCTACAAATATGGGGAAGCAAGTAACAAAACCGTACTTCGATTGAATTATAGATAAGTTATAGTGACTCATGTCATTGTTCCATTTTGCGCATATATCTACAGAAATATATTctatcttttcattttttttatcctccAATTTTATATGTGCGAATTTTCGGACACTCGACTTCCTCCCGTCAACACCTACAATATATTTGCTTTTAATCTCGGAGTAGTGCCGCACATCTTTCTTGTTCCGTCCCCTGTGGTAGTAGTAGTTGGTACTGCTGACATGATTACTTCCGTCGAGGCGATCCCTTCTATTGAGGCTTTCCCTTCTGCTGGGACTATCACGTCTTCTGTTGCTACCAATTCTCTTGGTACCACCCCTGCTGTATGGAAAGTTATTTTGCCTTACATAGGCTGTCATTAGATTTAGATTCCTTCTTTTCCCcttacttatatttatactacTGTTCTCTTGTATAACTAGAAACTCTTCGTTATCTCCCTTGTTTCCATTGCGTAGACTGTATTCACAGCTTTTATTAATAGgatcatttattatatcttcATCCTTATGACGGATATGATTTCCCCCATTTAGGTTTGTTAATAAGGGTAGCTTTATCTTCGTTGTGACTCCTTGAGATGTAGTTGGAAATGAACTATCCGATATTCTATGCTTATAATCGTTGAGggaatttttataattagtaCTACTTCCGGAATTAATGAAACAACTAGGGTAAAAGGATATTGGTTCTGTTTCATTTGACAAACTAGAAATGGTATTAGTACTATATGAAGTGGCTGAACTTGTGCTCATGTTCGAGCTGCTTTCAGTTTTATAAGTGAAACTTGTACAAAAGCtaccatttttattattttcctttttattatgatttaagagatattctttttttctcaaaTTATTGCTCATTTTGTCCTTCCCACGTGTGTTACTTCGTATGCTACTTCGTATGCTACTTTGTGTGCTACTTTGTGTGCTACTATGTGTGCGACTACTGCATTTACTATTGCAGGGTCTTCTTCTGCTTATACCTGTATTCTCGCTTTGCCTACTTTTCAAGAGAGATGGCAAGGTATATAATTTCCTCacatttcttcttttttcctttttatttttgtaaggTTCATTAGAATTAGTCTTCCTCGATATTCTTTTCTCACCATATTTTGACGatatttctttattcattttctgtggttttattataatgttgttcctatttttatatccATATTCCTTAGtatcattaaataattttttattttccctaTTATTGCAATTTTTGTTGATACCCCGCAGTATAGTATAATCCTCTACTAAAAAATGGAATTGCTTTATGTATTTtctcaaaatattatttagaactattttgttaatactCAACATATATGGTATAGTGacattaaaattttgaaagaaTGATTTACTTGTTTTGTgtactaatttattttctatatataaactGATACCAGTTAATTTTAAACTATTGATTAGAACCTCCGATAGGATATTTAAATCTTGCAACATTTCAAGTGTCCTAGGGTATAGTAAATACTGTTCATTAGTTTTCTCTTcttctaatttttcttcaCATGAGcttattattaaatgttttacattttttcttaacaaGTCTAATGACAACAGTAGTCCACCTGTGCTTGTTCCTACAATGAGCACGTCTGTTTCTCTCTCTCCTGCTACCATATGCTTACAGGACGTACTTTCCCTTTTTTCGttatcctttttaattacatCCATTTTTACGTAAAAAATGGTTAAgaggaacaaaaaaaaaaaaaaaaaaggtgaaaATGGTTCACACTGTATGCAAGCCTGTAGAAATGATTTCACATTTTAGCAGACGTTTTTGCCAACATAATTCCGCGTTGCATTGTATCGCATTTCTTCTTCTCCACATTAAGTTCTCATTAATGATCGCAATGATTTACGCTTTTccgaattttataaaatgcaGTATACAAGGACGGCTGATGGTAAAATATGCGCACGTTTGTGAcacaacaacaaaaaaaaaaaaaaaaaaaaagaaatatatatatatacatacatacatacgtacatacacacatacatacacgcgtacatatgtaagatgaaaaatgcaaattataaaatacaaaatacaTGGAAAATAAACCTTAATAAACACCCTTCTACAATGAGTAATGCAAAACAGGAGGTGCGAGTTACCGgggaaattaaaataaaaaaataaatgtgtattgataatagaataaaacaTAACATATCAGATTCATTGGAAAATTGTACAACTATCagcatacatgtatatataagtttataggtatgtttgtatgtaggtgtttgtttgtttttgcAGGCGTATGTTAGGAGTTTTAAGCTTTCTGTTGGTTagtggaaaaaaatatatgctatAAGTTATTAGTGTCCTGGTACATATACAGAGAGAAGTTAAGATACTGCAAAAACGACATTACGTATGGGAAAAAGTTTAcgcaaaaattttattgcCACCTTTTAcagtattaaaataattattctgttaatgaattatgtaaaaaagtaaatatgtGTTTTGTTTGATTTGTAAAAAGCAACATCGTTTTTTATGTGGAATGTACGATTGATTGCACAAAAGGGGTAATAAAAGGAGTAATAAGAGGGGttagggggaaaaaaaaaaaaaaaattaaacttaGTTCACTATCTATGTTTACACTAAGCTTGCACATAATTGCACCTAGACGAGATCAATAAATACAGATGATGAACTAGAGAACAAACTAGTGAACGAACGAGGGTTTCTTGTGACGCTTAAAATTTAAAGGCGATCACATACGcaaatttacaaaatgatAGATAATACTTAGAACAATATAAGAAATGAAAGATTTAACTGTTTTTTCCATagaaatgcaaaaaaataataagctggggaaaaaaaaatatacaaaactGAAcagattatatttttttaaaaattacagagacaaaaacaatttttaaaattatgtcATAAAGTTGCGCGGTTAAAGCTGCATATGCAATTATTCCTCAGGCTTTTCCCTATttcccaaaaaaaaaaaaaaaaatatttatttcggccatgttcatttattttactatccATTTAAAgatgtatatgtgcatgaatgcgatatgtgtacgtatgcGATATTCGTATGTATGAGATATGCGTACGTATGagatatgtgtatgtatgagatatgtgtatgtgtgtgatATGTATAAGATATGAGTATgggtttatatatatatgtacaaatgcGCAACGGGGGGAACAAACTTCTATTATGAAAAAGCCTAGTACACAAAACATAGATCCAtagaaattaatattatgcTTAAAATGGgaagttaaaatattttaatttttcgcATTTTAAGCattagcatatatatttatgcatatgtaatttatttatggAGTTGTTATTGTGACAacaatattttctttcttttttttggcGGTGATTAAAAGAGAATACTACCTGtgcaaataatattacacatatgtacgtatatgcgggtacatgtatatatatgtgggtacgtatgtatatatatgcgggtacatatatatatatgtgtgtgcgCGTAAGTAtgttgaaatatatataaacgctTGCGACTCACCTATGACGCATTTTTGTGCACCATGATTACAAAAGGGAACAGATAATTTTTCGAAAAAAGGAGAAACAC contains the following coding sequences:
- a CDS encoding serine/threonine protein kinase RIO2 — its product is MKLDISCFCFLSRNEYRVLTAIEMGMRNHEYLPVSLIASIANLRKEGITSVLKKLLKNKLISHENRTYDGYKLTYLGYDFLALRAFLNRGILKSVGNQIGVGKESDIYICKDINDNLLCLKIHRLGRISFRTIKNNRDYYGKKKFRNWLYLSKIAATKEYTYLKALYENNFPVPKPYDLNRHMILMSYINGYPLSHVKISNPFKVIDFLINTIIKFAKADIIHGDFNEFNILIDDDENITIIDFPQIVSLHHENGKTYFERDVKCVINHFFRKYKIKIEDYPLYEDVIGLTNHKIVSEEVNVSVNEDDMLLQILQNDKSYSCSSYSEGNANCFVQYEDGYSSLGSVEEEEVQEEEEKEKEEEGEDEDEIRKDKERNPEKYGSGKSQTDEGDKTNGEDKTTEEYDISWKDYLDKLHIARTMKKEVDKLGENNTPSFHSPQISEGDFKDAYECTNDKEEENIKIEKREDNIDEDFSKGSCESQEKVFELTTEERGIPEQMKKAKGDYTQEVEKVPTEKRTCEVDEGSYERGDSCDDDKCYYGKCENDICQANDIHIIDEVDKGEEQNDEKINKFVQEEEGSKTKEQISQTEDYDERSSYSDNISLSTNDCDESSITEYSSCDSHNSLSEDTTKKLSDTWKPHIKKYTKEYVKSKLKYMHRKKKSREKYKENLKTKNKKKVMEKIKNYL
- a CDS encoding hypothetical protein (conserved Plasmodium protein); protein product: MDVIKKDNEKRESTSCKHMVAGERETDVLIVGTSTGGLLLSLDLLRKNVKHLIISSCEEKLEEEKTNEQYLLYPRTLEMLQDLNILSEVLINSLKLTGISLYIENKLVHKTSKSFFQNFNVTIPYMLSINKIVLNNILRKYIKQFHFLVEDYTILRGINKNCNNRENKKLFNDTKEYGYKNRNNIIIKPQKMNKEISSKYGEKRISRKTNSNEPYKNKKEKRRNVRKLYTLPSLLKSRQSENTGISRRRPCNSKCSSRTHSSTQSSTQSSIRSSIRSNTRGKDKMSNNLRKKEYLLNHNKKENNKNGSFCTSFTYKTESSSNMSTSSATSYSTNTISSLSNETEPISFYPSCFINSGSSTNYKNSLNDYKHRISDSSFPTTSQGVTTKIKLPLLTNLNGGNHIRHKDEDIINDPINKSCEYSLRNGNKGDNEEFLVIQENSSINISKGKRRNLNLMTAYVRQNNFPYSRGGTKRIGSNRRRDSPSRRESLNRRDRLDGSNHVSSTNYYYHRGRNKKDVRHYSEIKSKYIVGVDGRKSSVRKFAHIKLEDKKNEKIEYISVDICAKWNNDMSHYNLSIIQSKYGFVTCFPIFVDITNINEKNFYCKDKQIKKIIKKIKMECNLRKKEKYINLLKKKNKLKIAQTSQFFSLSNTDKDNSNVSLRNETASQNADHRYNEGEKYAHLCNSKQINIFHKNYINHNIQKGNKRIHMDNISVDNINEVDHHDNSKNYVNDISSQKKEQKNIIYQEILDYYSKNRNSSTSSGEHKRREKKNLQISTYATSSLLFLKKEVPANIDNPHSYKNDVVTPNTCTYDIADTTMPFEKKNYAFEEIPKYEKHMKNSIKLRSSSEGNYPDVFDTKVKGRIFLFQKMDHVGREASLKESVSLLGTVAGASSEQPLDKCSCRGEPQGFVAARSIGGVGNTIYKFNNNVGNSSHSCIPYSKEAFTNGGIDGDDNPNANEIILLNNNMNEECNDYNNDIFSMKEENIDMQRKGNKNRRFPTNNSFNTDKETPLKVTNSRYNIGNIDGYRIVRKENGHDGTDNSFTDAVSNNSREGIDHGSMFFMGKGSYNWHLTICRRGGGKTLNKCLYHIKRSKKVTYEEVIDIIKNVFPSIELYYLYNLKVGRHKDKICKNYYRNSIILAGESNCFYNPLFNISINLTIHDVYNIGWKLNYLINHNSSSLLLESYDKERKFISEKVLSWNSKIFNFFFFIFNCNGNTTCNCNCNCNYNYIYYILSFLNCCTCPFANFSSIHNFFEKFYLKTFMLQNNYYGQIVANSSVKMCSTSFICSDRAKNCILKYIYSNNNYEEKSVCLYDYLRDQVHTLILCINISEVRSTPYVNFKSFKKRNRKYGREYYLGNYKGYEWTYDKASLDKLIKIRSLTYRTMMKTPNKYSVQIIWVLCNNSKNEFIQSNTKLFPLKSSSSFTRLNINFYNVPNQLLNNIKAPRIKRQHILYDFLNDFQKQFNIKLNLPNNLIESHNFKSAMYIFIRPDLHITHMNYVNDDKQIVSFLDFLYKFYG